The genomic stretch TTAAGAAAACAATGCAGCAAGTTGGATCTTATTTATCATGTTAATACAAACGTAagtaataaacaatagttCCAATTTCCGAACGCAATCATGTAGATTATCTATGACAAACCGCCACAAACATCGTCTATAGTCtatacaaaagtttttaaataacaggcataatttaataaaaaaaaacgtatcgTATCGTTCATTGGTCGTTAGATACGCGACAAAATGACGCCGTGTCGTCGCATTAGTAACTATAAATACTacttgaaatatgaaataacacGTTAGAAAAGACACAGAGTTTCGTAATCAGTCATGTTATGGgtatactaaaatttatagaataaaaataatacaatagaaGGGGACTGGCCCTCGTTATTGGCACGTTGGGTCAATAGTGGTCCATGTCGGCTGTCGGTGCCACTGAGTATACTGACGGCGGCCTGGAAATtaatcacaatatttaaatatattcaacacacacacacacacacacacacacacacacacacacacacacacacacacacacaaacgcacacacaaaCGCACGCATgaacgcacgcacgcacgcacacacacacacacacaattttCACACTTGCAGGAACGTGTCCAGGCTAACGgtctgatttatttatattgtatagtggttttatattgtattttttgatttttatacaatactagtCAAACAAATGTCAACCATAGCTTAACCCTGATATTTCgaatatttgttgttatagcgaCAACAAAAATACACCATTTGTGAATTTTTCATCTGTCTACCTGgcgacagacagacaaacatcgAAGTCTAAATAATAGGTTGGCCATTTTACCCTTTGGGTAAGTCCAACGATTTTCGattagataaataatgaaaaaatcctttgatataaaaatatataaatttaccttAAACCTCGCCTAGGTGCAGGTAACCTTGAAGGCCTCGGCAACGCGGAGACACGCGGTTCGTTCCCCGTCTGAGGCCGGGCCGGCTCCGGCTGGGAGACAGCTGAAATACACGGACGTTACGTTTTTAACGGATCTAAATCATGTTTTATGTGTATCAGAACACTTAATACGTATGAGATAGAAGGCACAGAAAATGGTGAtttcatattcaatttaaatttccaatGCCATGTGATTCTCttttctatatgttattttctctttctattatattaccaAGAATCGACTGAAACATTGTGCCATTTTGATATACGAGattgaatgtataaatataaatttatatttataccgTTAGTAGCATTTATTAACCtcttttcaatacattttataacaatcatAATTAACATCAAATTcatgaaaaaatttatcaaagccgtcataaatttatttaaatcaatgaaaataatcaCCCGGTGCCGGCCGCTGTGAAGGTACAGATGTTGGTCTGCTGACGCGCAGTTGTGAACTGCCCGCCAATGAATGTGGACGCGTTGTGGGCGGCTggaaatttattgaacaattaatatattaaacagaataaatattaaaactgatttaaaactcggttttaatattattatacaatgaaattttatatgcaaacCGCTGCATATTTgctttacaataacaaaaacaaattgtttgaattaatCGTTGAACCAAAgcatatacttagtctggccataaatactgttacacttaattataaaaaaatattacatttgaatttcgaatctgNNNNNNNNNNNNNNNNNNNNNNNNNNNNNNNNNNNNNNNNNNNNNNNNNNNNNNNNNNNNNNNNNNNNNNNNNNNNNNNNNNNNNNNNNNNNNNNNNNNNNNNNNNNNNNNNNNNNNNNNNNNNNNNNNNNNNNNNNNNNNNNNNNNNNNNNNNNNNNNNNNNNNNNNNNNNNNNNNNNNNNNNNNNNNNNNNNNNNNNNNNNNNNNNNNNNNNNNNNNNNNNNNNNNNNNNNNNNNNNNNNNNNNNNNNNNNNNNNNNNNNNNNNNNNNNNNNNNNNNNNNNNNNNNNNNNNNNNNNNNNNNNNNNNNNNNNNNNNNNNNNNNNNNNNNNNNNNNNNNNNNNNNNNNNNNNNNNNNNNNNNNNNNNNNNNNNNNNNNNNNNNNNNNNNNNNNNNNNNNNNNNNNNNNNNNNNNNNNNNNNNNNNNNNNNNNNNNNNNNNNNNNNNNNNNNNNNNNNNNNNNNNNNNNNNNNNNNNNNNNNNNNNNNNNNNNNNNNNNNNNNNNNNNNNNNNNNNNNNNNNNNNNNNNNNNNNNNNNNNNNNNNNNNNNNNNNNNNNNNNNNNNNNNNNNNNNNNNNNNNNNNNNNNNNNNNNNNNNNNNNNNNNNNNNNNNNNNNNNNNNNNNNNNNNNNNNNNNNNNNNNNNNNNNNNNNNNNNNNNNNNNNNNNNNNNNNNNNNNNNNNNNNNNNNNNNNNNNNNNNNNNNNNNNNNNNNNNNNNNNNNNNNNNNNNNNNNNNNNNNNNNNNNNNNNNNNNNNNNNNNNNNNNNNNNNNNNNNNNNNNNNNNNNNNNNNNNNNNNNNNNNNNNNNNNNNNNNNNNNNNNNNNNNNNNNNNNNNNNNNNNNNNNNNNNNNNNNNNNNNNNNNNNNNNNNNNNNNNNNNNNNNNNNNNNNNNNNNNNNNNNNNNNNNNNNNNNNNNNNNNNNNNNNNNNNNNNNNNNNNNNNNNNNNNNNNNNNNNNNNNNNNNNNNNNNNNNNNNNNNNNNNNNNNNNNNNNNNNNNNATATATTATCAtgtcttttaattttgataaaattcattttatcttattatttaatttctaattcttATTGTGCGTTAAAAACAAAcctagttaataaataatactaataaaaagaaaatgactAGGgcaacaaaaattgtacaaattaattcattatctaatttaatataaatgcaaaaaaaagaGTTGTAgtacctatatttaaatatttgtgacaTGGCAAGAAATCAGGCTTGCTAGTTGCTCTATGGCTAAACCtctgtaaaataattgttgaaatACAAGATACAAGAACAGAATTACCAACACCAACCTTCACTACAACCATATTTTTTACCATCCATTTGGTGAACAAGTAAATTTCCTATATCTTAAgcgaatattattttaaaataaatcaaacaatgtaagcattaaataaattttaccagGTGTATTTTAAGGAATATTTCATTAAGATACACCTAAATCAGTcgttataaattcataacttttaaattattatgatttttggACCATGATTGTCTATCTACAttcaataactataaatattacattcgaTCTTTATGTCGATAAAAAGTGTTCACAACACAATTATGAATCAAAAGCaccaaagtaaattaaatattgtgcgttttaaaacaatttatatcatGATTATGTATAATGATAAGTACCCATTTcattcacaatatttaaaacatatgtataccaataacaaaaaaaagtggAATGCAAATAACTatgctaaataaattaattcctaATAGTCAATATTTAACTTGGATCattttatactaaaacatatttatgacttttttaattggataagtaataacaaattaaaaaatgtgttcaaCATTGATACCtacagattattataaattaattctttgaaatgcaacaaatttaatgaaacaaactGATGCATAAAACAACCCAAGTAAACATTTACTTAACTTATTGTAAAGTGCTCCACTATTCTACACACCAAATTGTCATTCCAAAATAAATTCGGCTAACATTTATTCACAGGCTAATTTACTATCAAACGAACTGAGCGCTATACCGAAAGCCTGTAACGCACACAATGGATATCTAAAATCCATTGTAAACACATCTTCAGATATCCTACCAAATTGCATAACGACATAGTCTGGTTCCGAATCATGTACAATTTGAAAGTTCTTCACACTTGCCTGGGTTACTCTGCCGTGAAAGTTGAGCACATACGATTGGGTTTCATCGTTCCAAACAggtgttttattatgtagtaCGACAATGTCATCAAAATTTTGGCTTTTCCATCGCTCCAAGAGAGTTTCGCTGTCGTCTTGCGGTGCAATCGTGACTCGCTGTCGGTCTGGCGTCATTCCCGGTAATATGACTGTCATCTTTCTTGGTCCTTTGAAGCCGAGTACATTTGTGTCctgtaaaagtttttatatctcTCTTAAGTAGAAAAAGTTGACTATTACAAATGCAGTGAAAagcttatttttctttaatgcagttttgtgtttttataactatCAATAATTTGAAACCAAATTGCAAATATGCAAACGCTCTCACATGTAAAATACAGattttacttttcttttatacatatatatttcttaaattagcACCATCGTCCATCATTATAAAAGCAAGACAAACTTACATAAACCACTGCAGCCAGCTCATGCCGTGTAGGATCTCTAGAACTCTTCCTCCATGCTTTGCCACTATCATACACTGTGAAAGCTGTGCCCAAAAGATTGGACCTCAGCTTGCCGGCAAAACTATCAGCTTGACGTGTCAACTCTGTGGGGTCTGTTGATATGAGGTAATTGGATGTGGTCGACTTCTTTCGTTTACGACCTGGAAAATAGTATAGTTTTCCATGATGTCTGGGTAtgttacaaacaaatttaattacatttggTGAAAAATCACTTCAACTTTAATTGGCGTCTCCACGATCCACAACTTATTAACCTACATTtaaatcacattaatattataaatgtaaaagtttgtatgtttgaatggATAAACATCCATCAGTAACATTGAAACTGAACTTACTTTACgtattttgaagaaatttggtatacagacagagtatgagctgaTTTGCGTGATAGTTGGTAGATacttttatcctgattaaatgctccctcggaataaaacagtaatctcgttatccgggcggagccgggacgagcgtctagtggAGTAATAATTTactcatttaattttgcaccccatttataaaaaactgttatctcaagtttattttttttttaacttagtGTCctgtaaaaataagttatgtCGCACCTGCCAGTAAGAATACTTTCTTGCCATAATCCTTTTCAAGGTGCAAGAAATAAGTGGGATACAATCCTCTATCCATTCCCTTCCTATCGCGTGCTATACGACATTTATACAATGTGCCATGCTTTGCAGGAGTTGTTACAAATGTCTCGACAGCACCCTCAACGGATCCTTCTATTTCTGCAGTCTAgaatttaaaagtctttaaataGTACTTTGTTTTGCAACAGTGAAAAAGTAATGCAATGACtacatctatctatctatctatcttgttaatgtatttattgtaaattgcaAGTtgccattatttttaatttgataagagcatagattaaaattttgcaaaattttttaaaatgtataataataggtCATGCATGGTAATAAGTAAAATCACCatacataaaagaaacatttttaattatataattgaaggTAAAATACAGCCTTTCGTTAGTAGCACATAAAGATACAGATAGACTTATAATTCAGATATTGTTATAGTCATATATTGTTTCGccgtcatttttatttctcatttactTACTTGACCAGGCGACACGTCACGTGGAGGCCGACCCTGCATTGGTGCAACAGCTGCATCTGCACAAATATCGTCAACACTGGCATCCCTGCCTACACTACACACCGGCACACTTTCCCCTTCCTCCCCACTTCCCTCCGTCACGTCGTCGCCGACCGTTAACACTTCTATTTGATTACCCAATTCtggaaaattgaaaatgattaGGTAAGTTCAGGTTTAATTCCCTTGCTTATACACATTATATCCGTCACAGGGCTTACTATGTCTATGAGTTAATTTAGAGACAATACAAAGTAGCTAGtcgaatgttttttattaaatgaagtgCAGTCAATTGAAACTATTagtgggttttttttttgtcagtGATTTGTGAAAATATGTTCCAGACACCAAAAAACctaataagatttaaataattaataaattatttgtgtttggTGGCAAATTatccattataaatattcttagaTCCCTTATTATTGTCCAATATTCTGTTATGTATAATCAGCGTAAAACAAAGTCAGAGTTCATTCAATAAAGACGcaattgttttcaaattcTACCTTGTTTTCAGAATGACTCAACATTATCAATATTCTACATTAGTCATTCAACCACATTGTAAATAGTCATAACagttattttactaatatGAATACACTTGTTCTGAGATATTAGTTTTGTTGTGAGATCAGAATTGCCAAATCTTATTGAACATAAGTATATTCTCATTCATGTTTATGTTCATATGTGATAAAGTAGTCAAATTCAACCATACAgagttttaaaactttattcataataccaataacaacttattttattaacaaaacttCTATATGAAGtctcattgaataaataaatgttttaagttCAACAAAGAACCTTGATATAGAAGAGGATTACTCTCCATCCTGAATCGCTGCTCGGATGACTCACTGATCAATCAAATACACTAGTATCTTGAAAgatatttgtttgattgtctTTATCTCTACTGATTTTGAACTGAGATAATTTTTTCCTCTAGTCAATGTGGTTGGTTATAAACTGTttccaatatttattcaaataatctaatatataaaattctcttgtcacagttttcgttgccatactcctttgaaacggcttgaccgattttgatgaaattttttgtgcttatcggtatatctgagaatcggccaacatctatttttcataaccctaaatgataagagtaaggcagaacagcgtttgccgggtgcagctagttaatttataaaagagtaagctgaagctgaagagtttgtttgtttgaatgcaatTATCTTGGAAATTAattggaccaatttcaaaagttAATTTACCATTGGATATGTACTGGATCCTAGGGTGCTTAATGCCATATACTATAAACTATTTGTAGATgtgaaaagttataataatcaCATGTCTTTGCACTCAATAAGAAAATGGCTGACAGAAAACAATGCCgcaaactataatataaataaaatattacaaagaaatacaatagaaaagcatacaatagaataaaaaataaaaataaaatgaccaACAGCTATAACTTACCATCGTATGTTGATATTCTGTTTGTCTGCAGAGGTATAACTTGATCAGGGTTAACTGGAGACATAAGAAATTGCATCGGACCATCATAGCCTGTtatgaaaaaagtaaaatgcgtaacataaaaaaataataatatgcgaCAGTCATGCATAAAACGGAAAATTAGAATGCACTCAATACGATACAAAGGAATGattaacattcattttatacCATGTAATTCTCTAGAGCGGCTTCCAGATATAGGGCGCTTGGCGGAACCCACTCTTAAATCATTAGCTTGAACCAAACCCGAATTCTGTCTCTTCTGTTTCATCTTCTGTTCCATTATTTGCcgctaaaataaatgatttattgaatttttttaaacgcaAACGAAGGCTTATTTgcagtaattaattaaaacattgtttgatAAACTTACTTGCTGTTCGATTTTTTGATCGCGAATATTCGTCGAAGCCATTGTCAACAGTATTTAACTGGCGGAGTTTATTGAAACGATTGCTTGTATTATCGACTCAGCTTATGCATTTACGTgttattaataagaatattttttccgAATTCAATTatctgttttttgtttataaatcatCTTGCCTACCGTTGCTTAGAAATCGGTTGTCAaattcaattctttttttcttttttaaccgCAAACTGTACAGCTTTTGTATAGATACTAGCAATTTCGCCGTCATTTGCGAGGTGCGaccaacaatttttttgaaacaaaattactCTTCTCTGTTTAAAACTTGCgcgttataaataactagctgcccgcggtttcacccgcgtaagtccgtatcccgtaggaatatcgggataaaaagatgcctatatgttattccacttgttgagctctctacgtaccaaatttcattgcaatcagtttagtagtttttgcgtgcatgagcaacaaacacacacacatcattacaaactttcgcatttataatattagtaggataggataggataggattattgAAATCTGAAAAGGATATATATAGGATTTATGACTATTTTTcaactgtaatttattttcattgaatagATATTAGTAGCAAAAAGTAATGTTTGAAGGGTTCGGTTCAAGTTTTCTACCTAAATTTTTAATCGTCATATTGCAcacttataacatttaccaccggttcggaaggcagtttctacagagaaggtAGAGTCAAACGATTTTTCAGTGCTGTTTTTTTCTCGTCTCTATCTCAATTataacagataacataatactttattggtatattatctaaaaaaacaaaaa from Zerene cesonia ecotype Mississippi chromosome 27, Zerene_cesonia_1.1, whole genome shotgun sequence encodes the following:
- the LOC119837370 gene encoding protein king tubby isoform X1; amino-acid sequence: MASTNIRDQKIEQQRQIMEQKMKQKRQNSGLVQANDLRVGSAKRPISGSRSRELHGYDGPMQFLMSPVNPDQVIPLQTNRISTYDELGNQIEVLTVGDDVTEGSGEEGESVPVCSVGRDASVDDICADAAVAPMQGRPPRDVSPGQTAEIEGSVEGAVETFVTTPAKHGTLYKCRIARDRKGMDRGLYPTYFLHLEKDYGKKVFLLAGRKRKKSTTSNYLISTDPTELTRQADSFAGKLRSNLLGTAFTVYDSGKAWRKSSRDPTRHELAAVVYDTNVLGFKGPRKMTVILPGMTPDRQRVTIAPQDDSETLLERWKSQNFDDIVVLHNKTPVWNDETQSYVLNFHGRVTQASVKNFQIVHDSEPDYVVMQFGRISEDVFTMDFRYPLCALQAFGIALSSFDSKLACE
- the LOC119837370 gene encoding protein king tubby 1 isoform X2: MASTNIRDQKIEQQRQIMEQKMKQKRQNSGLVQANDLRVGSAKRPISGSRSRELHELGNQIEVLTVGDDVTEGSGEEGESVPVCSVGRDASVDDICADAAVAPMQGRPPRDVSPGQTAEIEGSVEGAVETFVTTPAKHGTLYKCRIARDRKGMDRGLYPTYFLHLEKDYGKKVFLLAGRKRKKSTTSNYLISTDPTELTRQADSFAGKLRSNLLGTAFTVYDSGKAWRKSSRDPTRHELAAVVYDTNVLGFKGPRKMTVILPGMTPDRQRVTIAPQDDSETLLERWKSQNFDDIVVLHNKTPVWNDETQSYVLNFHGRVTQASVKNFQIVHDSEPDYVVMQFGRISEDVFTMDFRYPLCALQAFGIALSSFDSKLACE